The window CTTGGTTGATAAATTCATAGTGCAGAGTCCCACCAACCCTAGTGTTGCAAGTGTTGGGGAAAGAGAGGAGCTGTCAAGCATTTTCTTGGAGGTAATAAATAATGGGGACATTACTTAAAAACCTGATAAAAATATTTCCatattcaaacaactcaatttatcaaattttgtcAATCATTTTCCAAATTGCCCCTAACTGAATTTAAAAACaagaatataacaaaaatatgtttttaactgtatatttattaatataatacacataatataaatttttatgaaactAAATTATACAACTAACAATGTTTGAGTTATATGAAAAAAGTAATCAAATAAAAGTTGGATCTATCCAACAATTTTCTCATGAAAACTGTAAGTTAGATTTATCTATTAAAAATCAATGTAtatgtaataatatattaatagtGGATAGAAGTAGGGTTGATAGTTTATTGTCAAATAATTATAGGATATTTAGAGAAAAATTAGTTAAGATTTGGCAATTGggcttttttatattaaaaaatatatatataaatgagtTTTTAAGGAGAGTCAGAAAACTTTTATTGCTATGGTTTTTTGGATGGAATTTTTTTTGGGGGTTTTAGgtaattttccttaaattatatatttgaattacTTGCATATTGATAATGAAGAATTTGATGAGAAATGCAGCAGAATGCTGGCTGGAGTTTGCCCTTTTACTCAATTATGTTCATTATTTGTACCATGCCCCGACCTCTATATTTTCATGTATGATGTTGATGACTTTGGTGATACGAATACTTTTCCCATTATGCTGACGCAGAAAGGGCTTAGCTTATGTGTGAACATTACTTTTTGCAGTTCTTGGATCTTTTTGGAGATGCACAATCCATAAAGAAGGCTGATGATCGACATGCAAAACTGTTTTTGCCCCATAAGAGCGTAGCTGAGTCGAAGAAGCGCTATGCAGAGGATTATTTATTCTCAGACAAAACTAAAATAGCCAAATCACTTATTTCACCATCTTCAGTGGTGGGAGCTTATACCAGCACACCGAATCAGTGGGCAACAGGTTATGGTGTACATCCTCAGGCTTGGCCTCAAGCCTCGCAAGCTCAGGCACAACAGTGGACTCCTGGCTATCCACAACAGGTTTCTCGATCATGGAAATTTGTCGCTGgaaatttttttactaaaacttATCATTTTCCATGACAATCATTGCAGTTTGCGTTTACTACAATTTTGTGGTCTTCTTTTCTTGAGCAACATCAAAGTTTTGAGAAGCATGTCAAAGAACCTACTAATACCTGTTTTGGTTTTCTAGGGTGGTGCTTATGGAACTAGTTACACGCATCCACAAATACCTACATCCCAAAGTGCTGCATATGGAACATATCCTCCAACTTATCCAACACAGGTAGTGAAAAGTTGGGGTCTTCTTCTGTCATTTGTATCCTATTTCTCTGTTATGGATTCTCTGATGAACAGTATTTGGAAAAATAATCACATCTCTGCATAGAAAGAGATTCCCGTTCCTCTATTGGCCTTTTATACACCTTACACCACCAACTTTTCCAGTGCTTTTCACATAATTTTATTCAGTCACATTCGTTTTCTGGAAATGACAAACTCCAATCTATTAATTGCTGCAGACATATGCACAGACGGCAACTGCAACATTGCCTGCAGCCCAACAGCCGGCTGCGGGTCCTCCCACATATTACGGCACTTACTATTGAGGACGAAGGGCGAAAGTTTTGCTCTGTTTCTTATTCGAGCTCTACGCCTTTTGTTAGATGTAGTACCTTGAGTTTTCTGTTTGCACGCTGAACAATATAGTTGGTGTCGTGAAACTGTTGCTGGTGCTAAGGATAGATCGCTTGCAAAGATGAATATGAGCAATGAGTTAAATTCATGATTTAATGAAGTCATGTTTGTGAtttcaaatttgtatttttgtcgTGTGATTTAATGCTCTTGATGAATGTCCTTTCCTTTTTAGATGTTGAGATGCAGAGCCAATTTTCGAGGATTGGCAGTTCATTTTTAGATTTCAAAAGATATATTTCCATCATAATTTGTGTATATTTAGTGATTATATACACGGACACGCatagttattttaaaaattgataaatcattttatcatttttgtcttgtattttccaaaaatatttccATCTCATTGAGATGCAATAATTTTAGTTTTGCATTTCATCATTTCAAAGATGAGTacaattttatgttatattctaaattatttaattaaaacttcAAATGATATTTACCTGTTGATTTAGCGGGTTGGCTTCGGTTTTTGACAGAAGCGGAATCAGGATTTCATACAAGGGTCTAAACTGAAGTTAGatcataaattttttacataaaaaattaatgcatcgagatacataataaaattgagatgttttttttatgttttaatgatttaaagttataatttgatatttaaatctttaaatatttatcatatttcacaattattttcaatttttataaatatttttggatattttttaaaatattaaattttatttatatgtgagtttttaagattttcaaatgaaatatataaaattcaaaatcatattacattttatattttaaaatttatttttttataatttacatttccaGATTTCTTTTACATAATTTGTGCATTTCTTAtataaattttccaaaatttattttataaaaaaatcaattaattttgatatataatattcaaaaattaataataattatataaatatattattgatgatatgagtaccaaaatttaaataattaaaaaagacAAATGTGATGTAAGTTAAGAATATTATTGTAATTTTATAAAACACTCCAAacactcaaaatttaatttatattaactCAGATTATAGTTagtttatttcaaattataatttaatatttccttaatttttataattaagatatgatttttatttaaatatgattatttcaaattatagtatgacttttcattattttttatcgtgataatataattttatttgaatataaatcaaataaattataatataaaattaatatcaagcataaaattatttgatttgtttttcatATTCTTCAAACCTAGTCATCCCGTGCACGTAACCAtagaatgttatagaatggtgGGGGAATCCGTGTAAATTTTTCCTTGCctaactaaaataatataaaatctatatttacttatttatatTATACCAATTTAATTggagaatattatattttaaaatccaaCTGTATAAATACGTGCTCCGACAAACCCATTTTTATTTTCCAATACGAACTTCTCGATCCtctgaaatttgttttttttaaaagcactTGGAGCCCCATCGTCAACTTCAATTTCATGGGCAACTGCTGGAGCTCCGCCCTAGTGGCTGCCGTCGCCGTGGCAGTGGCTGCGCTGGTAATGGCTGCGAAGCCTCGTGACCCCACTTTCAACCTCATCTCCATCAAGCTAACCTCCTTCAAGCTCAAGTTCCCGGTCCTGGACGCCGAGGCGATTCTCACCGTTGAAGTCACCAATCCCAACGTCGTACCCATCAACTACTCCGACACCACCATGTCCATATTCTACGACGGTAACCTCCTCGGCTCGGCTCCCATCGACGCCGGCTCGCAGCCGGCTCGCTCCAGCCAGCAGCTCCACCTCCCGGCTCGGCTGAGCGGGCTCAAGCTGGCCAAACACGGTAAGACATTCATGTCCGATGTGGGTAAGCGGGAGATGGTTCTGGACTCGACGGTGGACATATGCGGAGCGGCGAAGGTGCTGTGGTGGGACCACAAGTTCAAGGTGCACGTGGACAGTCACGTGATCGTTGATCCTGTGTTTCTTGATGTAATCGACCAGGATAACAAATCCCAGTTAGATGTCTTTTTTGGGTCTTAATCTGTCGATTCTGATtcccaaaaagaaaaatatagagtCGAAATAGTTTGATTCCAAGATCACTTGTTTTCGGGGCTTACTTTCTAATTTGCAGAGCATGAAAAAATTATCTTGGTTTTGTTGAAGGTGAATCTGCTTATTGGTGCTTCAAATTCTGGATTCATTATCCTAATTTGTGTTCGATCGAACTTGTTTGTCATGTGAATTTGAATTCGATAACTTGAGTATATATTGTCCTCAAGATGTTGATGTTTGCcgataaaggaaaaataaatttatatatttaatttgaacaTTTCAGGACTATAATACTCTGAATGGGAACTCGTAGATATTCAGATATGGATATTATGGAATCAGGGTCTTATGTTCGAGTTCGAATTTTACGTTGGATACTTGTACTTTGAGAAACCCTTTCGTTTCACTGTATTTTGAAGATGAGTAaggataaaattataaaaaaataaaaaaatgtaaatgaGACCGTTTGGGTAGCAATAGCGTAACTGTAGACCTGGTCACGGGCTGGATAAAACCCGACCCTTTACCGGTTCGCCCGTGGTCGGTTATTGTCTGGGCCATGGAATTGGCGGTTGGATCCAGATTCGGGTCCAGTTAACAGTCGGTTTCGGATCCGGTTCGattcttttatattttagaacaatacttttaaaaaaacacacttacagaatacaaaaaaatattttttttaaaaaagtctCACACAatttgttgggtacaataattgtccatgtttggtagagcgatcgaaccgtggtgcttgagctgctgtgcggtttaaaaatttgagttgcactNgtttaaaagatttgagttgcactattactactaactatagcttttggtaaaaNagcggcaagcgctcggtcttacaattggtatcagagccaaggtcacaggttcgattctcattgcttgcaatgagtgcaattattgagaggaagattgttgggtgcaataattgtccactCTTGGTAGAGTGATCGAAcctggtgcttgagctgctatgcggtttaaaagatttgaattgcaccattactactaactataacttttggtaaagcggcaagcgctcggtcttACACAATTAAACTTATAAAActctatcaaatatttcattatctCAATCAAAAATCTATTAcattttttagtaaaaatctattatatttcaattttcaacattttatataaaaaatgtatTACATTTCATTATGTTCAATCACATTCACTCACATTTTCTCTCATCGTTGTTCCTGATCTTCTCTCGGTTTTTTTTTAGTCTTTTTCATCACTTTTAATATGTTGTGTTTGGATAGCAGCTTTTGACCAATCATTGAACAAACATTAAGCTTCTAAATTTTTCGACATTAAGCTATAACATTTCccattcaatatattttttataatattaaaattttgctCCACTACAATGTAACGACCCAGtggaaaaggcccctttgagggagcccaagatcgggatagccttgggtcgatcggggcagtgggccgtatgggcggtccactgggcttgtaatgggtcgttacaataaaaggcgccttttattgtaacgaccatgggctatcacgatcttgggctccctcgggggccttgtCCCGTCTTGGATTCCCACTGGGGTCTTTTCCCTCTATGACTTTCAACATGCGTCATTACTCATAGGACTCTCCACACCAGGTTGGTGGAGTGATACCTCCCCAAGTCTCGAACCCATGATCTCCTGGCTTAAGTACATAGTTCAAAGAGACTTGGTacgagggaaaaggccccagtggGAACCCAAGACGGGacaaggcccccgagggagcccaagatcgggatagcccatggtcgttacaataaaaggcgctttttattgtaacgacccttTACGGGCCcggtggaccgcccatacggcccattgccccgatcgacccaaggctattcCGATCTTGGGCTTAGATCCCcgcacgggctttccataggcgtcgtacggggtCCTCATAGGATATCCCCCTCCCTCCCAAGGGctttctttcgcctccccaggattcgatcccatgacctataggataagtacattgatatcaaaagtcctggtaccaattgagctagagGGGATCtaagcccaagatcgggatagtcTTAGGTCGATCGGgacagtgggccgtatgggcggtccactggacCTGTAAAGGGTCGTTACATACAACATTTGAAACGGGGAAAACTAAAATTTCATTTGTCATCATAGACAAAATTGGATATACTCGTGTTTTATGCGACCATCAGCGCAAAATGTCAAAAGTTTCCTTATATGTTTCACTAAAATCCAAAGTAGTATTAAAATAATTCTCAAGACCGTAACTTGATGATTCTCGTGGACATTTCGTCTGTACTCTTAATAAAATTTGTGCTTTAGTAAGTTTAGAAGTAATATTACTACTTGTAATGAATTGTATTTAACGTGGAACAATTTGTCCACCATATTTGGTATTATattcattataaatatcatataaatgagTTTTAACATGAAACAAAATCAACGAGATATTAGGAACTTTTTCCGTAACAGAGTCTAAAGattcataatataatattaacatttcttgtaaatcttctaatttaagtttatgatctaaaataaaaacacaaaaatattttaggaatttgtaaaataaatattttttctatttttctttcatGACATAAATACATTAAACTAAAACATTATCATCATATTTTGTATGTTTACTAAAAATACATGCATTGTTATAAAATTAAtgtgttaaaaataaatcagaagtatgataataaatatcaaataattcgTTACTAGCATcattaaaaacttttaaaacttCACAAATATTAGTGCATATGTTCCaatgatttgaaaataaatatatatcacgAACTTGAACATGTTGATGAAAAATACACATAATAAATCTTTATATTCAAAAGACGATAATAacaatttatatgttaaatttcaACGAGTTGTAacaatttatatgttaaatttcaACGAGTTGTACGTCTCGTGCAAACCGTTTAGGCCTTAtaccatttattttgcaaaaattGTCCATTGTTTCATAACTTGGAGATGATCCATAAATAATGAATTGTATTCCTAATTAATTGAATATGTGATGATAAAATTTTAGTCCAACTTGaacacataaatttaaaatataacatgTGCAcctaatatgaaaaaattatctAGTGATGATTTACATATTTCAATAAGTTCAATAATACTAGAATTATTTGTACTAGCATTAtcaaaagaaattgaaaaactTGAGAAGTTAGATAATATTCTTCTAAAATAACAAATACAAGCTGAGAAATATTTCGTGCAGAGTGTTTCGTCAAAACATCTATATGCAAGCAATCTTTTTTTAATATTCCAATAattatcaatcaaatgattcgtACTACccataaataaacaattttgtTAATTACCACTCCAAATATCTGAACAAAAagaaactttattatttaaactaaaaaattcttttttttattaacaacTAATTTTTAAGTGTGTCTTTGAGAGTATTTCATGAGATACATTTAATATAAGGATTTGCACCTGtagaaaacaaattttcaaaagataattcatcattaaaagtttaaaaaatttgttcaacCGCACAAAATTTAGTCGTCTCTTCTCTAAATTTAGATTCgtcaaattttaaaagttgaGAATCATTACCCTATTAAGAAGAGAATGTCGAATTTGAGAATGATCGATATCAATTTCCACCGGATGATTTTTTTCTCCGTGTCACGTCAAAGTTCCATAACAACATTTACATTTGGCTTGCTTATCACCAGATAAAAGCGTCACGTTTTCGAAAAGTTTGGTGATATAAGATGTCAGGCGAGTCACGGCTCAAATTTTACTTTTAGGTACATCATATTGCTCGTACTTTATTGACTTTGATAATGATGTGTTTGTTGAATATTTGTTCACTTTCTTGATGTTCCTCGCCGTAAAAATCAAGATCACAGTCATCGACATTGAATGAATGGAAATCACGATACTCAAACTCGGGTGGCATGACACCCTTTCCCTTTCTTTTGTCACCACTACAACTTGATCCGGCTCCATCCatttgtataaaataaaattgaaataattatgaaaataaatcaaaaagtgacaataaatcaataatcgaaACTTGATATTTTGATAATCAATAAACAACTGAGAATTAGATATTGAAAGAAAATTGTGTGAAAAATATGAAAGGAGTGGGACTTATTTATGGACAAATTTTCGGACAAAAAAAAAGTGCAATGGTCGGCCCGCTGGTTCGATTCCGAGCAGACGAGCCGATCATTGCACAACAGCCACGTCATCGTGGCCGTTGATAATAAACGACCACAAAATCGTGATAgttgatttaaaatgatttttttttaaaaaaaagaacgTTAACCCGTCGGGTCTACAACAGTCACGATAGATCTTCGACAATCACTTGATCAATCGATCTTGgtcattcattttaaaaaaatttttttaaaaaaaatagtcatACCCTCGGGTCGACGATGTCGGTCACAATTCCGGATAAACCCGTTGAACCGTTTAACCGGCTTATTGACTTCGGATCCGGGTTTAAGCGtgagcaatataaaaatgttctGTTTCAGACATCACTCCTAACTCGTACAAAAAACCCAATCCACACTTCACCAACGCGTCACCAGTTCCATGGCCAAAGAGAAGAAGTTCTGCTGGGGCTCCGCACTGGTGGGGGCGACTGCCGCCGCCGTCGCCGCGCTGGCAATGACGGCGAAGCCTCGCGACCCCACTTTCCACCTCATCTCCATCGATCTCACCTCCTTCAAGCTCAATTTCCCAGTCCTCGACGCCGAGACCATCCTCACCATTCACGTCACCAACCCCAACGTCGTCTCCATCAAATACTCCGACACCACCATGTCCATATTCTACGCCGGCTCCCTCCTCGGCTCGGCTCCCATCCAGGCCGGCTCGCAGCCGCCTCGCTCCTGCCAGCTGCTCCGCCTCCCAGCTCGTCTGAGCGGCCTCCAGCTGGCTCAACACGGCAAGAAGTTCCTACTCGACGTGGGTCAACGGGAGATGGTGCTGGACTCCACGGTGGACATTAAAGGCGCCGCGAAGGTGATGTGGTGGAACCACAAGTTCAAGGTGCACGTGGACAGTCACGTGATCGTTGATCCTGTGTTTCTTGATGTCATAGATCAGGAAAACAAATCACAGCTAGAGATCTTTGTGAAATCGTGATTCTGGGATTGGAATTCATCTGCTAATCAAGATAGATAtgaaattcaacatttgattcTGATTTTCCCGTTCTTTCCTTTTTTAACTTCCGGCACTAATAATTGAGTGAGGATTACTACCAATGTCAACTCTGGATTATACTTAAAAGTTATTCATATGTGAGCTAAAGAGTTTAATTCCAAGATAATTGGTTTTTATAACATTTATCTATCTAAATGTTGCAGAGCTTGAACATTCGCGTAactttcttgattttgttgGTGGGTGGATGAATTCAATAAGGTATCCAAGTTTATTAGTTTCAGATTTTTCAGCTTGCCATGTAGCTTGAGTTGCTCCAAGTACAAATTACAGTGAATAGATTATCTACAGTGTCGTGTGCGTTATTGGAATTGGTCTAAAGCGTGAGCCTTTTATTTTCTATCTGTAAGGCTTAGTGCATCAAACTGCGTGTCAAAGTTCTGGATTCATTATCAAATTGTATGACAACGTATTCTTGTTGAAATCCATGTGTAGGTGTGTCCTTGTCTTCCTAACCATCTATTTGCGAGGAAAGAAGCTAAGGTCCCTCTCCCTCTTTTTGCGTTTGAGGGCCTGTGGCTCCAACTAGTCAATATTACTCGTGCATTTCTCTGCAATACATGTTTATTCCTTTGGTTTTCAAGACGTTGAATATGAATTTGTTGCTTTGTAATTTAGTCTGCACGCTTGAATTGTCGAGCTATAAGAAAGATATGTCAATTATCTTGAATACTGGATACGGTATGTCTTTTGCATTTGTGATTTAGCTACAGGAAAGATGTGTAATACCATGCGCCAATCATCCTGAATGCTGGATACGGCATGTCTTGTGCATGGAAGTCACTGGATGTATGGAGCTTAGCTTGCTGATAATGCTACTCAGTTCTGAAGGTATGGAGTTGGTTCTACATTTGGGAAAGGCTGGCAGGTCTCATGTCGTGTATATTTGTTGTATCGTTTGCTCTTAAATTAAAGGTCAGACGAAACTCTTTCAGTTGGGAGGTGTCTGTTTGTTTGATGTGCTCTTTTGTGTTGTATGATATTCTGTTTCATAGTTACATCTTGTTGGTAGAAGCAAAAACCGAGTGTTGTCATAAATTTAGGAGACTGCAAAGGTTGCCATGTCATCATAAATTTAGGATTCTACAAAGGTTGCAAAGAGTTGAAATACACTACATATGCACATGACTGCATTGGCACCACCTCCGTTGAGTTATTCTTTGTGACAGTTTTTTTCATATCTGAACGTCATTAGATAATGTGATTCCCCACTCCaaactatttaattttttagtgCTTCAAAGCCAAAATTTGGTTAATTTGTACAAACCGAATTAATTTAACCAGAATTCGGAATTAAACGGTCTTATCGTTCATTTCTTTATAATTGAAATTTTGTTCATTCCTAAATTTGGTAATATTATTATCTATTCTTAtcattactatttttttaaattttgaaaattttaacattactattaacagtaaaatatttcatatattatcAATATTATTAGGATTTAAAACTaagtcaaaaacttgtgttatttgggtcatctatgaaaaatattattttttattctaaaagtattatttttttattgtgaatatcggtattgttgacacgtctcacatataaagattcgtgagatcgtctcacaagagacctatccttaaactaaataataataataataggatAAATTGAATCATCATAAtatttatcaagataaaaaaagttgaaatttcATGATAAAAGGGGGTTTCCCCGACcccttgtatttttttaaaaaacaattatttgctgttttggtgtcaaaaaaaaaaatgtgactGGGACGGGATATATGGGTCGGATCCGACTTGGGTACGCATCAAAAGTTATTTAATCCTCtcctctgctttaacttgttcaTTTTGTTTTATGTCCTGCAAATTGCAATGAATGACTGAATGAGACGCGGACTAATGGAGGAAGAATATACGCACCTCTTCTACTACTGCGGAATTTGAAGCTGTAAATTATCAAAATCCTTGTAATATTCAATAGTAGTTcgttttgttgtttaattttcgGGAATTTGACGAAGAAAAGTTGGGCTGGTGACAAGATG of the Primulina huaijiensis isolate GDHJ02 chromosome 1, ASM1229523v2, whole genome shotgun sequence genome contains:
- the LOC140990600 gene encoding uncharacterized protein, translating into MAKEKKFCWGSALVGATAAAVAALAMTAKPRDPTFHLISIDLTSFKLNFPVLDAETILTIHVTNPNVVSIKYSDTTMSIFYAGSLLGSAPIQAGSQPPRSCQLLRLPARLSGLQLAQHGKKFLLDVGQREMVLDSTVDIKGAAKVMWWNHKFKVHVDSHVIVDPVFLDVIDQENKSQLEIFVKS
- the LOC140970621 gene encoding uncharacterized protein, whose product is MGNCWSSALVAAVAVAVAALVMAAKPRDPTFNLISIKLTSFKLKFPVLDAEAILTVEVTNPNVVPINYSDTTMSIFYDGNLLGSAPIDAGSQPARSSQQLHLPARLSGLKLAKHGKTFMSDVGKREMVLDSTVDICGAAKVLWWDHKFKVHVDSHVIVDPVFLDVIDQDNKSQLDVFFGS